The Streptomyces phaeolivaceus genome has a window encoding:
- the greA gene encoding transcription elongation factor GreA, which produces MTQTSENVTWLTQEAYNQLRAELEYLSGPARTEIAAKIAAAREEGDLRENGGYHAAKEEQGKQELRVRQLTQLLENAKVGEAPASADGAVAPGMVVTIAFDGDEDDTVTFLLASREYASSDIETYSPQSPLGSGVTGKKVGQDAQYELPNGKFASVKILNAVPYQS; this is translated from the coding sequence GTGACCCAGACCAGTGAGAACGTCACCTGGCTGACCCAGGAGGCGTACAACCAGCTCAGGGCCGAGCTGGAGTACCTGTCTGGTCCCGCGCGCACGGAGATCGCCGCCAAGATCGCGGCCGCGCGCGAGGAGGGCGACCTGCGCGAGAACGGCGGGTACCACGCGGCCAAGGAGGAGCAGGGCAAGCAGGAGCTCCGTGTGCGCCAGCTGACCCAGCTCCTGGAGAACGCGAAGGTCGGCGAGGCTCCGGCGTCGGCGGACGGCGCGGTGGCGCCCGGCATGGTCGTGACGATCGCCTTCGACGGCGACGAGGACGACACCGTGACGTTCCTTCTCGCCTCCCGTGAGTACGCCAGCTCCGACATCGAGACCTACTCGCCGCAGTCGCCGCTCGGCTCGGGCGTGACCGGCAAGAAGGTCGGCCAGGACGCGCAGTACGAGCTGCCGAACGGCAAGTTCGCCTCGGTGAAGATTCTCAATGCCGTGCCCTACCAGAGCTGA